A single genomic interval of Theropithecus gelada isolate Dixy chromosome 16, Tgel_1.0, whole genome shotgun sequence harbors:
- the KIAA0100 gene encoding protein KIAA0100 homolog isoform X3, whose amino-acid sequence MVLKVDTSESLWHIQISRSRFLLDSDGKRLICEVSLCKINSKVLKSGQLEDTCLVELSLALDLCLKVGISSRHLTAITVDVWTLHAELHEGLFQSQLLCQGPSLASKPVPCSEVTENLVEPTLPGLFLLQQLPDQVKVKMENTSVVLSMNSQKRHLTWTLKLLQFLYHRDEDQLPLRSFTANSDMAQMSTELLLEDGLLLSQSRQRIVCLSSLKASVQVTTIDLSASLVLNTCIIHYRHQEFSHWLHLLALETQGSSSPVLKQRKKRTFPQILAPIIFSTSISNVNISIQLGDTPPFALGFNSVSLDYQHLRPQSIHQRGVLTVDHLCWRVGSDSHIQRAPHPPNMHVWGEALVLDSFTLQGSYNQPLGLSSTQSDTLFLDCTIRGLQVEASDTCAQCLSRILSLMGPQSGKSAVSRHSSFGESVSLLWKVDLKVEDMNLFTLSALVGASEVRLDTLTILGSAETSTVGIQGLVLALVKSVTEKMQPCCKAPDIPTPVLSLSMISITYHSSIRSLEVQCGAGLTLLWSPPDHMYLYQHILATLQCRDLLRATVFPETVPSLALETSGTISELEGRAPEPLPPKRLLNLTLEVSTAKLTAFVAEDKFITLAAENVSLSRHGGSLQAYCPELAAGFDGNSIFNFKEVEVQLLPELEEMILHRNPFPALQTLRNRVWLLSLGSVSVEFPYQYDFSRTLDEAVGVQKWLKGLHRGTHAWASSGPVPLPPDLLLKVQHFSWVFLDDIFEVKLHDNYELMKDESKESAKRLQLLDAKVAALRKQHGELLPARKIEELYASLERKNIEIYIQRSRRLYGNTPMRRALLTWSLAGLELVALADASFHGPEHVVEQVQELDPGSPFPPEGVDLVIQWCRMLKCNVKTFLVRIRDYPRYLFEIRDWRLMGRLVGTEQSGQPCSRRRQILHLGLPWGNVAVERNMPPLKFYHDFHSEIFQYTVVWGPCWDPAWTLIGQCVDLLTKPSADPSPPLPWWDKSRLLFHGDWHMDIEQANLHQLATEDPYNTTENMHWEWSHLSFHWKPGQFVFKGDLDINVRTASKYDDCCFLHLPDLCMTLDLQWLCHGNPHDHHSVTLRAPEFLPEVPLGQLHDSYRAFRSENLNLSIKMDLTRHSGTISQPRILLYSSTLRWMQNFWATWTSVTRPICRGKLFNNLKPSKKKLGQHYKQLSYTALFPQLQVHYWASFAQQRGIQIECSQGHVFTRGTQRLIPQAGTVMRRLISDWSVTQMVSDLSQVTVHLMASPTEENADHCLDPLVTKTHLLSLSSLTYQRHSNRTAEEELSTRDGDPTFHTHQLHLVDLRISWTTTNRDIAFGLYDGYKKAAVLKRNLSTEALKGLKIDPQMPAKKPKRGVPSSASAPPRANTPSFSGRPDKGSSGGAYMLQKLIEETDRFVVFTEEESGMSDQLCGIAACQTDDIYNRNCLIELVNCQMVLRGAETEGCVIVSAAKAQLLQCQHHPAWYGDTLKQKTSWTCLLDGMQYFATTESSPTEQDGRQLWLEVKNIEEHRQRSLDSVQELMESGQAVGGMVTTTTDWNQPAEAQQAQQVQRIISRCSCRMYYISYSHDIDPELATQIKPPEVLENQEKEDLLKKQEGAVDTFTLIHHELEISTNPAQYAMILDIVNNLLLHVEPKRKEHSEKKQRVRFQLEISSNPEEQRSSILHLQEAVRQHVAQIRQLEKQMYSIMKSLQDDSKNENLLDLNQKLQLQLNQEKANLQLESEELNILIRCFKDFQLQRANKMELRKQQEDVSVVRRTEFYFAQARWRLTEEDGQLGIAELELQRFLYSKVNKSDDTAEHLLELGWFTMNNLLPNAVYKVVLRPQSSCQSGRQLALRLFSKVRPPVGGISVKEHFEVNVVPLTIQLTHQFFHRMMGFFFPGRSVEDDEVGDEEDKSKLVTTGIPVVKPRQLIATDDAVPLGPGKGVAQGLTRSSGVRRSFRKSPEHPVDDIDKMKERAAMNNSFIYIKIPQVPLCVSYKGEKNSVDWGDLNLVLPCLEYHNNTWTWLDFAMAVKRDSRKALVAQVIKEKLRLKPATGSEVRGKLETKSDLNMQQQEEEEKARLLIGLSVGDKNPGKKSIFGRRK is encoded by the exons ATGGTTCTCAAGGTGGATACTTCTGAGTCCTTATGGCATATTCAGATCAGTAGAAGCAGATTTCTTTTGGATAGTGATGGGAAAAG gcTAATCTGTGAGGTGAGCTTATGTAAGATCAACAGCAAAGTTCTAAAGAGTGGTCAGCTG GAGGACACCTGCCTAGTGGAGCTCTCACTGGCCCTGGACCTGTGTCTAAAGGTGGGCATTAGCAGTCGGCATCTCACGGCTATCACTGTGGATGTGTGGACACTCCATGCTGAGCTGCATGAGGGCCTCTTCCAGAGCCAATTGCTGTGCCAGGGCCCAAGCCTAGCATCTAAGCCTGTTCCCTGTTCAG AGGTGACAGAGAACTTGGTTGAGCCAACTCTGCCTGGCCTGTTCCTCCTTCAGCAGCTGCCAGACCAGGTCAAGGTTAAGATGGAGAACACAAGCGTGGTATTGTCCATGAATAGTCAAAAGAG GCACCTGACTTGGACTCTGAAGCTGCTGCAGTTCCTGTACCACCGTGATGAGGATCAGCTGCCCCTTCGAAGCTTCACAGCAAACTCCGATATGGCACAGATGAGCACTGAACTCCTGCTGGAAG ATGGGTTGTTGCTGTCCCAGAGTCGCCAGCGCATTGTCTGCCTCAGCTCCCTCAAGGCTAGTGTGCAG GTGACCACCATTgacctctcagcctccctagttctGAACACTTGCATCATTCACTACCGGCACCAGGAATTCTCTCACTGGCTGCACCTGCTAGCACTGGAAACCCAAGGGTCTAGTTCACCTGTTcttaagcaaaggaaaaaaag AACCTTCCCCCAAATCCTGGCTCCCATCATCTTTAGCACCTCCATCTCCAATGTCAACATTTCCATTCAACTTGGAGATACACCGCCTTTTGCCTTGGGATTCAATTCTGTCTCTCTGG ATTACCAGCACCTCAGGCCACAAAGCATCCATCAGCGGGGTGTCCTGACTGTAGACCACCTCTGCTGGCGTGTGGGCAGTGACTCCCACATTCAGCGGGCACCACACCCACCCAATATGCATGTTTGGGGTGAGGCGCTTGTTCTGGACTCCTTCACGCTACAG GGTAGCTATAACCAGCCTCTGGGCCTGTCCAGCACCCAGTCAGATACCCTCTTTCTTGATTGTACCATTCGAGGACTTCAGGTGGAAGCATCAGATACCTGTGCTCAGTGTCTGTCTCGTATCTTATCCCTGATGGGTCCACAATCTGGGAAGTCAGCTGTCTCTAGGCACTCTTCATTTGGGGAATCTGTGTCATTACTGTGGAAAGTGGACTTGAAGGTCGAAGACATGAATTTGTTCACCCTTTCTGCCTTGGTTG GTGCTTCAGAGGTACGACTGGACACCCTGACTATCCTGGGCAGTGCAGAGACCTCCACTGTGGGAATTCAAGGACTTGTGTTAGCGCTGGTGAAATCAGTCACAGAAAAGATGCAACCCTGTTGCAAGGCCCCTGACATCCCTACCCCAGTGCTCAGCCTTTCCATGATCTCCATCACCTATCACAGCAGCATCCGCTCTCTGGAG GTTCAGTGTGGTGCAGGGCTGACCTTACTTTGGAGTCCCCCAGATCACATGTACCTGTACCAGCATATCCTGGCCACTCTACAGTGCCGAGACCTACTAAGAGCCACTGTGTTTCCTGAGACTGTACCATCCCTTGCACTAGAGACTTCAGGAACCATTTCTGAGCTAGAAGGCCGTGCCCCTGAACCATTACCCCCAAAGCGGCTGCTAAACCTAACCCTGGAGGTGAGCACAGCCAAACTCACAGCTTTTGTAGCTGAGGATAAGTTCATTACCCTGGCTGCAGAGAATGTGTCACTGAGCCGGCATGGAGGTTCCTTGCAGGCATACTGTCCTGAGCTGGCAGCTGGCTTTGATGGCAATAGTATCTTCAACTtcaaggaggtggaggtgcagcTGCTGCCTGAGCTGGAAGAGATGATCCTCCACCGGAACCCCTTCCCTGCGCTGCAGACCCTCCGGAACCGTGTTTGGCTTCTCTCCCTCGGCTCAGTCTCAGTGGAGTTTCCTTATCAGTATGACTTTTCTCGAACTCTAGATGAGGCTGTGGGAGTTCAGAAGTGGCTGAAGGGACTGCATCGAGGGACTCATGCTTGGGCCTCTTCAGGCCCTGTCCCGCTCCCACCTGATCTACTCTTAAAGGTTCAGCACTTCTCATGGGTTTTCTTGGATGATATTTTTGAGGTGAAACTTCATGATAACTATGAGCTGATGAAGGATGAAAGTAAGGAGAGTGCCAAAAGACTGCAGCTACTGGATGCCAAAGTGGCCGCCCTTCGGAAGCAGCATGGGGAGTTATTGCCTGCCCGCAAAATTGAGGAGCTCTATGCCTCTTTGGAACGCAAAAACATTGAAATCTACATCCAGCGTTCCCGTCGTCTCTATGGCAACACACCCATGCGCCGGGCACTGCTCACTTGGAGCTTAGCAGGGCTAGAGCTGGTAGCTCTGGCAGATGCCTCTTTCCACGGTCCTGAGCATGTGGTAGAACAGGTTCAAGAGCTTGATCCAGGCAGCCCTTTTCCCCCTGAGGGAGTAGATCTTGTCATTCAGTGGTGTCGAATGCTCAAGTGCAATGTCAAGACCTTTCTGG TTCGGATCAGAGACTATCCACGGTACCTGTTTGAGATCCGTGACTGGCGGCTGATGGGTCGACTTGTGGGCACCGAGCAGAGTGGTCAGCCTTGCTCCCGTCGGCGTCAGATCTTGCACTTGGGGCTTCCGTGGGGTAACGTGGCAGTGGAGAGGAACATGCCGCCACTCAAATTCTACCATGACTTCCACT CGGAAATATTCCAGTACACAGTGGTATGGGGCCCATGCTGGGATCCAGCCTGGACACTGATTGGCCAGTGTGTGGACCTCTTGACCAAGCCCTCAGCTGACCCCAGCCCACCTTTGCCCTGGTGGGACAAGAGCCGTCTTTTGTTCCATGGAGACTGGCACATGGACATTGAACAGGCGAACCTGCACCAGCTGGCCACTGAG GATCCATACAACACAACTGAAAATATGCACTGGGAGTGGAGCCACCTGTCTTTTCATTGGAAACCTGGTCAGTTTGTGTTCAAGGGTGACTTGGATATCAACGTGAGAACAGCCTCTAA GTATGACGACTGCTGCTTCCTTCACCTGCCTGACCTCTGCATGACACTGGACCTGCAGTGGCTGTGCCATGGGAACCCCCATGATCACCATAGTGTCACTCTGCGGGCCCCAGAGTTCCTGCCTGAGGTGCCCTTGGGCCAGCTTCATGACTCCTACCGGGCCTTTCGCTCGGAGAACCTCAATCTCTCCATCAAGATGGATCTGACTCGGCACAGTGGAA CAATATCCCAACCCCGAATTCTGCTATATAGTAGTACCCTGCGCTGGATGCAGAACTTCTGGGCAACTTGGACTAGTGTCACAAGGCCTATCTGCAGGGGAAAGCTCTTCAATAACCTGAAACCCAGCAAGAAGAAACTTGGTCAGCACTACAAGCAACTTTCCTATACAGCCCTCTTTCCCCAGCTGCAG GTACATTATTGGGCCTCATTTGCCCAGCAACGGGGCATCCAGATTGAGTGCAGTCAGGGCCATGTCTTTACTCGAGGGACTCAGCGGCTTATACCTCAAG CAGGCACAGTAATGCGGCGCCTTATCTCTGATTGGAGTGTTACCCAGATGGTGAGTGACCTAAGTCAGGTGACCGTTCACCTGATGGCCTCACCCACTGAAGAGAATGCTGATCACTGTCTTGATCCTTTGGTAACAAAGACCCACCTGCTGAGCTTATCCTCCCTCACCTACCAACGGCATAGCAATCGCACAGCTGAGGAG GAGCTCTCTACTCGTGATGGGGATCCTACCTTTCATACACATCAGCTGCACTTAGTAGATTTACGGATTTCCTGGACAACTACTAATCGAGACATTGCCTTTGGATTATATGATGGCTACAAAAAGGCAGCTGTACTCAAACGTAATCTCTCTACGGAGGCCCTGAAGGGGTTAAAGATTGATCCACAGATGCCAGCCAAAAAGCCAAAGCGGGGTGTCCCAAGTAGTGCCTCAGCCCCACCTCGTGCTAACACTCCCAGCTTCAGTGGACGGCCTGATAAGGGGTCATCAGGAG GTGCTTACATGTTGCAGAAACTAATTGAAGAGACAGACAGGTTTGTAGTGTTCACAGAAGAGGAATCAGGCATGAGTGACCAGTTGTGTGGCATTGCTGCCTGCCAGACGGATGACATATACAACCGAAACTGCCTTATTGAACTGGTCAACTGTCAG ATGGTTCTTCGTGGAGCAGAGACAGAAGGCTGTGTCATTGTGTCAGCTGCCAAAGCCCAACTGCTGCAGTGCCAGCACCATCCAGCCTGGTATGGTGATACATTGAAGCAAAAGACATCCTGGACTTGCCTCTTGGATGGCATGCAGTACTTTGCCACCACTGAGAGCAGCCCCACGGAGCAGGATGGCCGACAGCTCTGGTTAGAG GTGAAGAATATCGAGGAGCACCGGCAGCGTAGTTTGGACTCTGTGCAGGAGCTGATGGAGAGTGGGCAGGCAGTGGGCGGCATGGTTACCACAACCACAG ATTGGAACCAGCCAGCTGAAGCACAACAAGCCCAGCAAGTCCAGCGGATCATTTCGCGTTGCAGCTGCCGAATGTACTATATTAGTTACAGCCATGACATTGATCCTGAACTAGCAACTCAGATTAAGCCACCTGAAGTTCTTGAGAACCAGGAAAAGGAAGATCTCCTAAAGAAGCAGGAAG GGGCTGTGGATACCTTCACCCTTATCCACCATGAGCTGGAAATTTCCACCAACCCAGCTCAGTATGCCATGATCCTGGACATTGTCAACAACTTGCTGCTCCACGTAGAACCTAAGCGGAAG GAGCATAGTGAGAAGAAGCAACGGGTCAGGTTCCAGCTTGAGATCTCTAGCAATCCAGAGGAGCAACGCAGCAGCATACTGCATTTGCAGGAGGCTGTGCGGCAGCATGTGGCCCAAATACGACAGCTTGAGAAGCAGATGTATTCTATCATGAAG TCTTTGCAGGATGACAGTAAGAATGAGAATCTGCTTGACCTGAACCAGAAGCTTCAGTTGCAGTTAAACCAGGAGAAGGCCAACCTGCAGCTGGAAAGTGAAGAACTGAATATCCTCATCAG GTGTTTTAAGGATTTCCAACTGCAGCGGGCTAACAAGATGGAGCTGCGAAAGCAGCAAGAAGATGTGAGTGTGGTCCGTCGCACTGAGTTTTACTTTGCTCAGGCACGGTGGCGCCTGACAGAGGAAGATGGACAGCTGGGAATTGCTGAATTAGAACTGCAGAGGTTCCTCTACAGCAAG GTGAATAAATCTGATGACACAGCAGAACATCTTCTGGAGTTGGGCTGGTTTACTATGAACAACCTCCTCCCCAATGCTGTCTATAAG GTAGTACTGCGGCCCCAGAGCTCCtgccagtctgggcgacagctAGCTCTCCGCCTCTTCAGCAAAGTTCGGCCCCCTGTTGGGGGTATCTCTGTTAAGGAGCATTTTGAG GTAAATGTGGTACCTCTCACCATCCAGCTGACACACCAGTTCTTCCATAGAATGATGGGCTTTTTCTTTCCTGGCCGAAGTGTGGAAGATGATGAAGTTGGTGATGAAGAGGATAAGTCCAAACTGGTGACTACTG GAATACCAGTGGTGAAGCCTCGGCAGCTGATTGCAACAGATGATGCAGTACCACTGGGCCCTGGGAAGGGTGTGGCACAGGGTTTGACTCGGAGTTCTGGGGTCAGAAGGTCATTTCGCAAATCTCCAGAG CACCCTGTGGATGACATTGACAAGATGAAAGAGCGAGCTGCCATGAACAACTCCTTCATCTACATAAAGATTCCACAGGTTCCACTGTGTGTCAGCTACAAG GGTGAGAAGAACAGTGTGGACTGGGGTGACCTTAACCTGGTGCTGCCCTGTCTGGAGTACCACAACAACACATGGACATGGCTAGACTTTGCCATGGCTGTCAAAAGGGACAGCCGCAAAGCCCTGGTTGCCCAG GTGATCAAAGAGAAGCTAAGACTGAAGCCTGCAACAGGCTCTGAGGTCCGGGGAAAGCTAGAAACTAAATCGGATCTGAACATGCAacagcaggaagaggaggagaaagccCGGCTCCTCATTGGTTTAAGTGTGGGCGACAAGAACCCTGGCAAGAAGTCCATCTTTGGCAGGCGCAAATGA